A single Parabacteroides timonensis DNA region contains:
- a CDS encoding Na+/H+ antiporter NhaC family protein, which yields MEKDIKDTSSLLNHAPNAWALIPLLVFLLTYLVVSILAGDFYKMPITVAFVISSVVAIAISKGGKLSNRIEQFCRGAANTNIMLMVLIFILAGAFAQTAKSMGAVDATVNLAMSILPGNLLAAGIFLAACFISISVGTSVGTIVALAPVAVGIAAKTGMPDALMLGVVVSGAMFGDNLSFISDTTIVATRTQGCNMNDKFKVNIRIALPIAVITGLLYVFIGSGIDSNYVAGTIEWAKVIPYVVVLVTAICGVNVMLVLFIGILLSGIVGLLTGGFDVWGWTASMGLGITNMGELIIVTLLAGGMLEMIRYNGGIDWIILKLTSHIRSVKGAELSIAALVSFANLCTANNTIALIMAGPIAKDIADRFHVDPRRSASLLDIFSCFVQGIIPYGAQLLMAAGLGGVSPIEIMQYLYYPYLLGLGALLAIAFGYPRRYALKK from the coding sequence ATGGAAAAAGATATAAAAGATACAAGTTCTCTATTAAATCATGCACCGAATGCGTGGGCACTGATACCGCTATTGGTCTTTCTACTTACCTATCTGGTAGTTTCGATATTGGCCGGCGACTTTTACAAGATGCCTATCACGGTAGCTTTTGTTATCTCGTCGGTAGTTGCCATCGCTATATCCAAGGGAGGCAAATTATCCAACCGTATCGAACAGTTCTGTCGCGGAGCAGCCAACACCAACATCATGTTGATGGTGCTTATCTTCATCCTGGCCGGCGCTTTTGCACAGACGGCCAAATCGATGGGAGCCGTAGATGCAACCGTCAACCTCGCCATGTCGATCCTACCCGGTAACTTGCTGGCCGCAGGGATTTTCCTGGCAGCTTGTTTTATTTCTATCTCCGTAGGCACCTCGGTCGGAACGATTGTCGCTCTGGCTCCCGTAGCAGTAGGTATTGCCGCCAAGACAGGGATGCCCGATGCCCTGATGCTCGGTGTTGTAGTCAGTGGTGCGATGTTTGGCGATAATCTGTCGTTTATTTCAGATACAACCATTGTTGCAACCCGTACCCAAGGATGCAACATGAACGATAAGTTTAAAGTGAATATCCGTATTGCCCTTCCGATAGCAGTCATAACAGGTCTGTTATATGTATTTATAGGAAGCGGCATAGACAGTAACTATGTAGCCGGAACCATAGAGTGGGCAAAAGTAATCCCTTATGTGGTGGTACTTGTTACGGCTATCTGCGGAGTAAATGTGATGTTGGTATTGTTTATCGGTATCCTGTTGTCAGGTATTGTAGGATTGTTGACCGGAGGCTTCGATGTATGGGGATGGACAGCTTCGATGGGACTCGGTATCACCAACATGGGCGAACTGATTATCGTTACTCTGCTCGCCGGCGGTATGCTGGAAATGATACGCTATAACGGAGGTATCGACTGGATTATCCTGAAACTGACTTCACATATCCGCTCCGTCAAAGGAGCCGAACTGAGTATTGCCGCCCTGGTCAGCTTCGCCAATCTTTGTACGGCAAACAATACGATCGCCCTGATAATGGCCGGTCCGATCGCCAAAGACATAGCCGACCGTTTCCATGTAGATCCACGCCGTAGTGCCAGCCTGCTCGATATCTTCTCTTGTTTCGTGCAGGGTATTATCCCTTATGGGGCGCAACTATTGATGGCTGCCGGGCTGGGCGGTGTTTCCCCTATCGAGATCATGCAGTATTTATACTACCCTTATCTGTTAGGGCTCGGAGCTTTATTAGCTATCGCTTTCGGGTATCCGAGAAGGTATGCTTTGAAAAAGTAA
- a CDS encoding M3 family metallopeptidase, whose amino-acid sequence MNKTLMAASLAVVLGACNSSKKSDVAESTPNPFFTEYTTPFGVPPFDKIEVAHYKPAFEKGMAEHKKEIDAIVNNPEEPTFENTIVALDQAGELLNKVMYAFGGQSSVNTTDEIQELEQELYPILSAHSDDISLNPALFARVKAVYDNQASLNLDKEQKKLLEETYKGFVRSGANLDADKQAKLRELNEQISVLELTFGQNTLKETNAFKLVIDNKEDLSGLPETLIAAAAETAAADSMEGKWVFTLHNPSVMPFLQYADNRALREKMFNAYVCRGNNNNANDNKEVIKKLVTARLEKAKLLGYEDFAAYVLEENMAKNEKNVYQLLDQLWKPALAKANEELADINAEIKKEGGNFKAEAWDWRYYADKARQAKFDLDENEVRPYLELNHVREGAFYVANKLYGITFTEITDIPKPDPDAYAFECKDKDGSPLGVLYMDFYTRPGKSGGAWCGGYRSQTYKDGKKITPVVTTVFNFSKPAAGQPALLSADEAETVFHEFGHALHGLFGDVHYYGVADVPRDFVELPSQVNEHWAFEPEVLKVYAKHYKTGEVIPQELVDKIVKSGKYGQGFATVEYLASSLLDMDYHVMKEIPADLDIEKYEGEAMYGRGLPTQIAPRYWGTYFGHTMEGGYTAGYYSYIWAEVLDADAFEAYKETGDIFNQEIAAKFRTYVLTPGGIDDAMVMYKNFRGKEPSIEPLLKNRGLK is encoded by the coding sequence ATGAATAAAACGCTTATGGCTGCCAGCCTGGCAGTAGTCTTAGGAGCCTGCAACTCCTCAAAGAAAAGCGATGTAGCCGAGTCTACACCCAATCCGTTTTTTACAGAGTATACGACACCGTTCGGTGTTCCTCCTTTCGATAAGATAGAAGTAGCACATTATAAGCCGGCTTTCGAGAAGGGAATGGCGGAGCATAAGAAAGAGATCGATGCCATAGTGAATAACCCGGAAGAACCGACCTTCGAGAATACGATCGTTGCCCTCGACCAGGCAGGCGAGTTACTGAATAAGGTTATGTATGCCTTCGGGGGACAATCGAGTGTGAACACAACCGACGAGATACAAGAACTCGAGCAAGAGTTATATCCTATCCTCTCTGCCCATTCCGATGATATCAGCTTGAACCCGGCTCTTTTTGCCCGTGTGAAAGCAGTTTACGACAATCAGGCTTCGCTTAACCTGGATAAGGAACAAAAGAAGCTACTGGAAGAAACCTATAAAGGTTTTGTTCGCAGCGGTGCCAATCTCGATGCCGACAAGCAGGCTAAACTGCGTGAACTGAACGAACAGATCTCAGTGCTGGAACTGACCTTCGGACAAAACACCCTGAAAGAAACAAATGCTTTTAAATTGGTTATAGATAACAAAGAAGATCTCTCAGGCCTGCCTGAAACTCTGATCGCCGCTGCTGCCGAGACAGCCGCTGCCGACTCGATGGAAGGCAAGTGGGTTTTCACGCTTCACAACCCGAGTGTAATGCCTTTCCTCCAATATGCAGATAACCGGGCATTGCGCGAAAAGATGTTTAATGCCTATGTTTGCCGGGGAAATAACAATAATGCCAATGACAACAAAGAAGTAATAAAGAAACTGGTTACCGCCCGTCTCGAAAAGGCCAAACTGTTGGGTTACGAAGACTTTGCCGCTTACGTCCTGGAAGAGAACATGGCAAAGAACGAAAAGAATGTATACCAGCTATTGGATCAACTTTGGAAGCCGGCGTTGGCAAAGGCAAATGAAGAATTGGCCGACATCAATGCCGAAATAAAGAAAGAAGGCGGTAACTTCAAGGCGGAAGCATGGGACTGGCGTTATTATGCCGATAAAGCTCGTCAGGCAAAGTTCGACCTGGACGAGAACGAAGTGCGTCCGTATCTGGAGCTGAACCATGTACGTGAAGGTGCCTTTTATGTGGCAAACAAACTGTACGGTATCACCTTTACAGAAATAACAGACATTCCGAAACCAGATCCCGATGCCTATGCATTCGAATGTAAGGACAAAGACGGTTCTCCGCTGGGTGTTCTGTATATGGACTTCTATACCCGTCCCGGCAAGAGTGGCGGAGCATGGTGTGGCGGTTATCGTTCGCAGACTTATAAAGACGGCAAGAAGATCACTCCGGTGGTAACGACTGTCTTTAACTTCAGTAAACCGGCAGCCGGACAACCTGCCCTGCTGAGTGCCGATGAAGCAGAAACCGTTTTCCATGAATTTGGTCATGCATTGCACGGATTGTTTGGCGATGTTCATTATTACGGTGTTGCCGATGTCCCTCGCGATTTCGTGGAATTACCTTCACAGGTCAACGAGCATTGGGCATTTGAACCCGAAGTACTGAAAGTATATGCTAAACATTATAAGACAGGCGAAGTTATTCCACAGGAACTGGTAGATAAGATCGTGAAGAGTGGTAAGTACGGACAAGGTTTTGCCACAGTAGAATATCTGGCTTCCTCCCTGTTGGATATGGATTACCATGTAATGAAAGAAATTCCGGCCGACCTGGATATCGAGAAATATGAAGGGGAGGCGATGTATGGCCGCGGTTTGCCGACTCAGATAGCACCTCGTTACTGGGGAACCTATTTCGGTCATACGATGGAAGGCGGATATACTGCCGGTTATTACAGTTATATCTGGGCGGAAGTATTGGATGCCGATGCTTTTGAAGCTTATAAGGAAACTGGTGATATCTTTAATCAGGAGATAGCTGCTAAGTTCCGTACCTATGTCCTTACTCCGGGCGGTATCGACGATGCCATGGTGATGTATAAGAATTTCCGTGGAAAAGAACCGAGTATCGAACCTTTATTGAAGAACCGGGGATTAAAATAA
- a CDS encoding M3 family metallopeptidase, giving the protein MKKMIMAAGIAVALSACNSSEKKSETTAPGDIFLTEFTTPFGVPPFDKITLEDYMPAFKAGIAEQQAEVAAITNQPEAPDFENTIVALDQSGETLRRVSAVFYGQNSANTNDDMQAVSRELSPLLSKNSDDIRMNADLFKRIKTVYDNQEAMNLDKEQKKLLEETYKSFVRGGANLDAEKQARLRELNSEISMLQLTFGQNMLKETNAFRLVIDNKADLAGLPESLVLNAEAAARGAGMEGKWLFTLHNPSVMPFLQYADNRALREKIFNGYINRGNNGNDADNKEVVRKLVSLRLEKAKLMGYDDYASFVLEERMAKTSDKVYALLDEIWTPAIGKAKSELADINAEIKKEGGNFQAEGWDWRYYFEKAKKAKFDLDENQVRPYLKLDNVRDGAFYVANKLYGITFTPIKNVPLPHPDAEAFECKDKDGTHLGVLYMDYFPRASKKGGAWCGTYRSQTYQDGKRQGPVVTIVCNFSQPSPGQPALLSADEAETLFHEFGHGLHNLFKDVHYYGVSGVPRDFVELPSQIMEHWVFEPEVLKVYAKHYQTGEVIPAELIEKLDKSGKYGQGFATTEYLAASLLDMDFHVLKEVHDGADVMKFEETVLGERGLLKQIPPRYRTTYFNHTMGGGYTAGYYSYIWAEVLDSDAYQAFKESGDIFNPEIAAKFRTYVLTPGGIDDAMDMYKNFRGKEPNTDPLLKNRGLK; this is encoded by the coding sequence ATGAAGAAAATGATTATGGCAGCCGGTATTGCCGTTGCACTTAGTGCCTGCAATTCGTCCGAGAAGAAGTCTGAAACCACAGCTCCCGGGGATATTTTCCTGACGGAGTTCACTACCCCCTTTGGAGTGCCCCCATTTGACAAAATCACACTGGAGGACTATATGCCCGCCTTTAAAGCTGGAATAGCCGAACAGCAAGCCGAAGTTGCAGCTATCACAAACCAGCCCGAAGCACCTGACTTTGAGAATACGATTGTTGCCCTCGACCAGAGCGGTGAGACATTGCGCCGGGTCAGTGCCGTCTTTTATGGCCAAAACAGTGCCAATACGAATGACGATATGCAGGCTGTGAGCCGCGAATTGTCGCCGCTATTGTCGAAGAACAGCGACGATATCCGCATGAACGCAGACCTGTTCAAGCGTATCAAGACGGTTTATGATAACCAGGAAGCGATGAACCTCGACAAGGAGCAGAAAAAACTGTTGGAGGAAACGTATAAGAGTTTCGTTCGTGGCGGTGCAAACCTCGATGCAGAGAAGCAGGCCCGCTTGCGTGAACTGAACAGCGAGATCTCCATGCTTCAGCTTACTTTCGGACAGAATATGCTGAAAGAGACCAATGCATTCCGATTGGTAATAGATAATAAAGCGGATCTTGCCGGATTGCCCGAAAGCCTGGTATTAAATGCCGAAGCGGCCGCCCGTGGTGCCGGAATGGAAGGTAAATGGCTTTTCACCCTGCATAATCCAAGCGTAATGCCTTTCCTGCAATATGCAGACAACCGCGCTTTGCGTGAAAAGATATTCAACGGTTACATCAACCGTGGCAATAATGGTAACGATGCCGATAATAAAGAAGTCGTACGTAAACTGGTCTCCCTTCGTCTGGAAAAAGCCAAACTGATGGGATACGACGATTATGCCTCTTTCGTCCTGGAAGAACGGATGGCAAAGACATCCGATAAGGTGTATGCCCTTTTGGATGAAATCTGGACACCGGCTATAGGTAAGGCTAAATCGGAATTGGCCGACATCAATGCCGAGATAAAGAAAGAAGGCGGTAACTTCCAGGCAGAAGGTTGGGACTGGCGTTATTATTTCGAGAAAGCAAAGAAGGCAAAATTTGACCTGGACGAGAACCAGGTGCGCCCGTATCTGAAACTCGATAACGTACGCGACGGTGCTTTCTACGTCGCTAACAAGTTGTATGGAATTACATTTACTCCGATAAAGAATGTCCCTCTGCCACATCCCGATGCAGAAGCATTCGAATGTAAAGATAAAGATGGCACACATCTGGGCGTATTGTATATGGACTATTTCCCGCGTGCCAGCAAGAAAGGCGGTGCATGGTGCGGTACGTATCGTTCGCAGACCTACCAGGACGGCAAGCGTCAGGGACCTGTTGTTACGATCGTTTGTAACTTCTCGCAACCTTCTCCCGGACAGCCTGCTTTGTTGAGTGCCGATGAAGCGGAAACGCTGTTCCATGAATTCGGACATGGTTTACATAACCTTTTCAAAGATGTACATTATTATGGTGTATCGGGTGTTCCTCGCGACTTCGTGGAGTTACCTTCACAGATCATGGAACATTGGGTATTCGAACCGGAAGTGTTGAAAGTTTATGCCAAGCATTACCAGACAGGTGAAGTGATCCCTGCCGAACTGATTGAAAAGTTGGATAAGAGTGGCAAATATGGACAAGGTTTTGCTACCACCGAATATTTGGCAGCTTCTTTATTGGATATGGATTTCCATGTATTGAAAGAAGTACATGACGGTGCAGACGTAATGAAGTTTGAAGAGACTGTTCTTGGTGAACGTGGCTTATTGAAGCAGATCCCGCCTCGCTACCGCACAACTTATTTCAATCATACGATGGGCGGTGGCTACACAGCCGGTTATTACAGCTACATCTGGGCAGAAGTACTCGACTCGGATGCTTACCAGGCCTTTAAGGAAAGTGGCGATATCTTTAATCCTGAAATTGCCGCTAAATTCCGTACGTATGTCCTGACACCGGGTGGCATCGACGATGCAATGGATATGTATAAAAACTTTCGTGGCAAAGAACCTAATACTGATCCGCTTCTGAAAAACAGAGGACTGAAATAA